The following are encoded in a window of Salinigranum halophilum genomic DNA:
- a CDS encoding adenylyltransferase/cytidyltransferase family protein, which produces MTSRRVVAQGTFDLLHPGHLHYFEEAREMGDELHVIVARCENVTHKAPPILDDRQRRDMVGALDVVDTARLGHPDDIFVPIREIDPAVIVLGHDQHHDEDALREALAARGLDCEVARASAREPAYEGELLSTGRIIERVLDQRGD; this is translated from the coding sequence GTGACGAGTCGACGCGTGGTCGCACAGGGGACGTTCGACCTCCTCCACCCCGGTCACCTCCACTACTTCGAGGAGGCGCGAGAAATGGGCGACGAACTCCACGTCATCGTCGCTCGCTGCGAGAACGTCACGCACAAGGCACCGCCGATCCTCGACGACCGCCAACGCCGCGACATGGTCGGGGCGCTGGACGTCGTCGACACGGCCCGACTGGGGCATCCCGACGACATCTTCGTCCCGATTCGCGAAATCGACCCCGCCGTCATCGTCCTCGGCCACGACCAGCACCACGACGAAGACGCCCTCCGAGAGGCGCTCGCCGCCCGCGGACTCGACTGCGAGGTGGCCCGCGCCTCGGCGCGCGAACCGGCCTACGAGGGAGAACTCCTCTCGACGGGCCGTATCATCGAGCGAGTCCTCGACCAGCGCGGCGACTGA
- a CDS encoding heme o synthase — translation MSRDARESRAWDGGHGRFPGLLAAAAMAVYLLLLVGATTALTDAASACAAWPACGDGLALPSTADGYVALGHRVAAVLVGLLVAGVLLSAWRGDESRRVRAATTLSALLYPLQAGLGALVATTAGGALRAAHLVVGMVIFGGLVAALAWTLETRTGSKDAPTPTTDTVEPVASDEPTLDEPEPGRDRPSLPDSPLARAKTVAYAYFRLTKPRLMWLLCLVASAGMALAGSIQPGLTPGVMLATLGGGVLSIGSAGTLNHVLERDIDRKMQRTSDRPLATDIVPVRNALAFAAVLAVASVALFASVNLLAAVLGLGAIAFYSVVYTLLLKPNTVQNTVIGGAAGALPALIGWVAVTGSIGWGGLALATVIFLWTPAHFYNLALAYKDDYERGGFPMMPVVRGETVTRKHIVWYLGATLVAAGALGTMTALGSVYVLTSVLFGGVFLWMVVRLHYEQSEGAAFRAFHASNAYLGALLLAIVVDTLVV, via the coding sequence ATGTCGCGCGACGCACGCGAGTCGCGGGCGTGGGACGGAGGGCACGGACGGTTCCCCGGCCTCCTCGCGGCCGCGGCCATGGCGGTCTATCTCCTGTTGCTCGTCGGTGCGACGACCGCGCTGACGGACGCGGCCTCGGCGTGTGCGGCGTGGCCAGCCTGTGGTGACGGGCTCGCGCTCCCGTCGACGGCCGACGGCTACGTCGCCCTCGGCCACCGGGTCGCGGCGGTGCTCGTCGGCCTCCTCGTCGCCGGCGTCCTCCTCTCCGCCTGGCGCGGGGACGAGTCCCGCCGCGTCCGCGCGGCGACGACCCTCTCCGCCCTCCTGTACCCGCTTCAGGCCGGACTGGGTGCGCTCGTCGCCACGACCGCTGGCGGCGCACTTCGGGCCGCACACCTCGTGGTCGGGATGGTCATCTTCGGTGGTCTCGTCGCCGCGCTGGCGTGGACGCTCGAGACACGAACCGGCTCGAAGGACGCACCGACGCCCACGACCGACACGGTCGAACCGGTCGCCTCGGACGAACCGACTCTCGACGAACCCGAACCCGGTCGCGACCGGCCGTCGCTCCCGGATTCGCCGCTCGCCCGCGCCAAGACGGTCGCGTACGCGTACTTCCGCCTGACGAAGCCGCGGCTGATGTGGCTGCTCTGTCTCGTCGCGAGCGCGGGCATGGCGCTCGCCGGGTCGATCCAGCCCGGCCTCACGCCGGGAGTGATGCTCGCGACGCTCGGTGGGGGCGTCCTCTCCATCGGGTCGGCGGGCACGCTGAACCACGTCCTCGAGCGCGACATCGACCGGAAGATGCAGCGGACCTCCGACCGGCCGCTGGCGACAGACATCGTCCCCGTCCGGAACGCGCTCGCGTTCGCGGCTGTCCTCGCCGTCGCCTCGGTCGCACTGTTCGCCTCGGTGAACCTCCTTGCGGCCGTCCTCGGTCTCGGTGCCATCGCTTTCTACTCGGTCGTCTACACGCTCTTGTTGAAGCCGAACACGGTCCAGAACACCGTCATCGGCGGCGCGGCCGGCGCGCTCCCGGCGCTCATCGGCTGGGTCGCCGTCACCGGCTCCATCGGCTGGGGCGGGCTTGCGCTGGCGACGGTCATCTTCCTCTGGACACCCGCGCACTTCTACAACCTCGCCCTGGCGTACAAGGACGACTACGAGCGCGGTGGCTTCCCCATGATGCCGGTCGTCCGCGGCGAGACCGTCACAAGAAAGCACATCGTCTGGTACCTCGGCGCGACCCTCGTGGCCGCCGGCGCGCTGGGAACGATGACGGCGCTCGGCTCCGTCTACGTCCTCACGAGCGTCCTCTTCGGGGGCGTCTTCCTCTGGATGGTCGTCCGCCTCCACTACGAACAGAGCGAGGGAGCGGCGTTCCGGGCGTTCCACGCCTCGAACGCCTACCTCGGTGCGCTACTGTTGGCCATCGTCGTCGACACGCTCGTCGTCTGA
- a CDS encoding site-specific integrase codes for MKVLRHTSANDILMSPDEMDLALKEFGIGSRFWLAYSLFGRCGLKSNEAVRINSTNIVEDHDPLLLELESSGGHGDLRRVPIPNDIATCIIGRDRVEQGSGPTLDIATRTIRSWSNRVRDELVEKTGQEEWRHLSPKSFRHSWAKNLLEDGIPPQTVMRWGGWRDPVSFHNLYIADDKRSDYTQVYDTSVFKSKSPHYLNDEDAP; via the coding sequence ATGAAGGTCCTGAGGCACACCAGCGCGAACGACATCCTGATGAGCCCGGATGAGATGGACCTGGCCCTCAAGGAGTTCGGAATCGGCAGTAGATTCTGGCTTGCGTACTCTCTCTTCGGCAGGTGTGGGCTGAAGTCAAACGAGGCGGTGCGCATCAACTCCACGAACATTGTCGAGGACCACGACCCGCTGCTTCTTGAACTCGAGAGCTCCGGGGGTCATGGTGACCTGAGGCGCGTCCCGATTCCGAACGACATCGCCACGTGCATCATCGGGAGGGACCGGGTGGAGCAGGGCTCGGGACCGACGCTCGACATAGCGACTCGGACCATCAGGAGTTGGTCCAACAGGGTAAGAGACGAACTCGTTGAGAAGACCGGACAGGAAGAGTGGCGCCACCTCTCTCCGAAGTCGTTCCGTCATTCCTGGGCGAAGAACCTGCTTGAGGACGGCATCCCGCCGCAGACCGTGATGCGCTGGGGTGGCTGGAGGGACCCTGTGAGCTTCCACAATCTGTATATCGCCGACGACAAGCGGTCTGACTACACCCAGGTCTATGACACGAGTGTCTTCAAATCGAAGTCTCCCCACTACCTGAACGACGAAGACGCGCCTTGA
- the coxB gene encoding cytochrome c oxidase subunit II gives MRRTRLGLVTLLSAVALALAADPVAAQTSATSGLINELNGKLLYVAIPITVITEAILIYTVIRFRRSDEAQPTRENRRLEITWTIATAAVLLFVGVASYGVLANPNVTYMPGMNDDGPGEADVVVEAEAFQWGWNMRYPEEEGVTAPTVDGSPQIVIPADTDVYFEITSTDVIHGFAVPELGLKQDAMPGATNTIKTVAYEEGTYQGYCTEYCGVAHSQMYFTVKVVSQEEYQQFLDEQQPSETATATATPSQNATATATATPSGNATVTATPNATATATPTPTGN, from the coding sequence ATGAGACGGACGCGACTCGGGCTCGTCACACTCCTCTCTGCGGTCGCCCTCGCACTGGCCGCTGATCCCGTCGCCGCGCAGACGTCTGCGACGTCGGGTCTGATAAACGAGCTCAACGGAAAACTACTGTACGTTGCGATTCCCATCACCGTCATCACCGAGGCTATCCTCATCTACACGGTGATCCGGTTCCGGCGCAGCGACGAGGCACAGCCGACAAGGGAGAACCGCCGCCTCGAGATCACCTGGACAATCGCTACCGCCGCCGTCCTCCTGTTCGTCGGCGTTGCCTCCTACGGCGTGCTCGCGAACCCGAACGTCACCTACATGCCCGGCATGAACGACGATGGTCCCGGCGAGGCCGACGTCGTCGTCGAGGCCGAGGCGTTCCAGTGGGGTTGGAACATGCGCTACCCCGAGGAGGAGGGCGTCACCGCTCCCACGGTCGATGGGAGCCCGCAGATCGTCATCCCCGCGGACACCGACGTCTACTTCGAGATAACCTCGACTGACGTGATACACGGCTTCGCCGTCCCCGAACTCGGCCTGAAGCAGGACGCGATGCCGGGCGCGACGAACACTATCAAGACGGTCGCCTACGAGGAAGGAACGTACCAGGGCTACTGTACGGAGTACTGTGGCGTCGCCCACTCGCAGATGTACTTCACCGTCAAGGTCGTCTCCCAAGAGGAGTACCAGCAGTTCCTCGACGAGCAACAGCCCAGCGAAACCGCGACGGCAACCGCCACGCCGAGTCAGAACGCGACCGCAACCGCCACGGCGACTCCGAGCGGGAACGCCACCGTGACCGCCACGCCGAACGCGACCGCAACCGCCACGCCGACCCCGACCGGGAACTGA
- a CDS encoding phospholipase D-like domain-containing protein has translation MTAPGNAERAVVGVVDETDERLDVVQVSVERDHPFTRAAFDAARRGVEVRVLLSGAWYVRQENEATAEWMNRRAERENLPLTARVADPGQRFEKIHAKGIVADDTVLVGSLNWNRHSSRENREVVLALESEAAASYYREVFAADWRGGRGPGGLVWVAAVAAVAGVVLAWRRLRFEGAVDLSGAWDGEGHRTDR, from the coding sequence CTGACCGCGCCGGGGAACGCGGAGCGTGCTGTCGTCGGCGTCGTCGACGAGACTGACGAGCGCCTCGACGTGGTGCAAGTCTCCGTCGAACGCGACCACCCGTTCACCCGTGCGGCGTTCGACGCGGCCCGCCGCGGTGTCGAGGTTCGGGTCCTCCTCTCGGGGGCGTGGTACGTCCGTCAGGAGAACGAGGCGACCGCCGAGTGGATGAACCGGCGGGCCGAACGCGAGAACCTTCCGCTCACCGCGCGCGTCGCCGACCCCGGCCAGCGGTTCGAGAAGATTCACGCCAAGGGAATCGTCGCCGACGACACGGTACTCGTGGGGAGTCTGAACTGGAACCGCCACTCGTCGCGAGAGAACAGGGAAGTGGTCCTCGCACTGGAGAGCGAGGCGGCCGCGAGCTACTACCGCGAGGTGTTCGCGGCGGACTGGCGGGGCGGTCGCGGCCCCGGTGGGCTGGTGTGGGTCGCCGCCGTCGCCGCCGTCGCGGGTGTGGTGCTCGCGTGGCGGCGGCTCCGGTTCGAGGGCGCGGTCGACCTGTCGGGCGCGTGGGACGGCGAGGGCCACCGCACCGACCGGTGA
- a CDS encoding DHH family phosphoesterase, translating to MTADNAGDSGADAGSSSDPRPTVYDLAPNCTLDEVREGNYYHAVVNGVVDYGVFVDISDVVSGLIHESNLDGAYSVGDRLVVRLDEIRDNGDISFSTADVENYRTETVDHEPTITGIADIQTGADVTIEGTVSQIKQTGGPTVFRIVDHSGIVACAAFAEAGVRAYPEVDLDDVVRVVGTVEEHDGAAQVEVDDVTLLDGEAAEAARERIESALTERAAPHAVDAFVEWPAFEAIREELKEVARLLRRTVLEGRPIRVRHHADGDGMCAALPVQLALDRFIERTHDDDDASRHLCKRLPSKAPFYEMEDVTRDLNFALEGRSRHGQKLPLLLMLDNGSTEEDVPAYQNLAHYDVPIAVVDHHHPDPEAVEPLLDAHVNPYLHGEDYRITTGMMCVELARMIDPSVTEELRHVPAVAGLSDRSKAEVMGEFVDLAEQEGYPREKLQDIGEALDYAAHWLRYSDGQSLVNDVLDVGCDDDERHEELVSFLSERAERDVERQLDAAEPHVEHERLDNDAHLYRIDLDRFAHRFTYPAPGKTTGQLHDRKVQETGDPVITIGYGPDFAVLRSDGVRLDIPQMVAELNEEVVGGGVSGGGHLVVGSIKFVKGMRAEVIDSLVEKMADAAIDDDLSSTATLDD from the coding sequence ATGACTGCAGACAACGCCGGGGATTCCGGCGCGGACGCGGGTTCGAGTTCGGACCCGCGGCCGACGGTCTACGATCTCGCTCCGAACTGCACCCTCGACGAGGTACGCGAGGGGAACTACTACCACGCGGTCGTCAACGGCGTCGTCGACTACGGCGTGTTCGTCGACATCTCCGACGTCGTCTCGGGGCTCATCCACGAGTCGAACCTCGACGGCGCGTACAGCGTCGGGGACCGCCTCGTCGTCCGTCTCGACGAGATTCGCGACAACGGCGACATCTCCTTCTCCACCGCCGACGTCGAGAACTACCGCACCGAGACCGTCGACCACGAACCGACCATCACGGGTATCGCCGACATCCAGACCGGCGCCGACGTGACAATCGAGGGGACGGTCTCGCAGATCAAACAGACCGGCGGTCCCACGGTCTTCCGCATCGTCGACCACTCGGGCATCGTCGCCTGCGCCGCCTTCGCCGAGGCCGGCGTCCGCGCCTACCCCGAGGTCGACCTCGACGACGTCGTGCGCGTCGTCGGCACCGTCGAGGAACACGACGGTGCTGCTCAGGTCGAGGTCGACGACGTCACCCTGCTCGACGGGGAGGCTGCCGAAGCGGCGCGCGAGCGTATCGAGTCGGCGCTGACCGAGCGCGCGGCCCCGCACGCGGTCGACGCCTTCGTCGAGTGGCCCGCGTTCGAGGCCATCCGCGAGGAGTTGAAGGAGGTCGCCCGCCTGCTTCGCCGGACGGTGCTCGAAGGCCGGCCCATCCGCGTCCGCCACCACGCCGACGGCGACGGGATGTGTGCGGCCCTCCCGGTCCAGTTGGCGCTCGACCGATTCATCGAACGGACCCACGACGACGACGACGCCTCCAGGCACCTCTGTAAGCGTCTCCCGTCGAAGGCGCCGTTCTACGAGATGGAGGACGTCACGCGCGACCTCAACTTCGCGCTCGAAGGTCGCTCCCGACACGGTCAGAAACTCCCGCTCCTCCTCATGCTCGACAACGGCTCGACCGAGGAGGACGTGCCCGCCTACCAGAACCTCGCCCACTACGACGTCCCCATCGCCGTCGTCGACCACCACCACCCCGACCCCGAGGCCGTCGAACCGCTGCTGGACGCGCACGTCAACCCCTACCTCCACGGCGAGGACTACCGCATCACGACGGGGATGATGTGCGTCGAACTCGCCCGGATGATCGACCCCTCCGTGACCGAGGAACTCCGCCACGTTCCCGCCGTCGCGGGGCTCTCGGACCGTTCGAAAGCCGAAGTCATGGGCGAGTTCGTCGACCTCGCGGAGCAGGAGGGGTACCCGCGAGAGAAGCTCCAGGACATCGGTGAGGCGCTCGACTACGCCGCCCACTGGCTCCGGTACTCCGACGGCCAGTCGCTCGTCAACGACGTCCTCGACGTCGGCTGTGACGACGACGAGCGCCACGAAGAGCTCGTGTCGTTCCTCTCCGAACGAGCCGAGCGCGACGTCGAACGCCAGCTCGACGCCGCCGAACCGCACGTCGAACACGAACGGCTCGACAACGACGCCCACCTGTACCGCATCGACCTCGACCGCTTCGCCCACCGCTTCACCTACCCCGCACCCGGGAAGACCACGGGCCAACTCCACGACCGGAAGGTCCAGGAGACGGGCGACCCGGTCATCACCATCGGCTACGGGCCGGACTTCGCCGTGCTCCGCTCCGACGGCGTTCGGCTGGACATTCCGCAGATGGTCGCCGAACTCAACGAGGAGGTCGTGGGCGGGGGCGTCTCGGGAGGCGGACACCTCGTCGTCGGCTCGATCAAGTTCGTGAAGGGGATGCGCGCGGAAGTCATCGACTCGCTGGTCGAGAAGATGGCCGACGCCGCCATCGACGACGACCTCTCGTCGACGGCGACGCTCGACGACTGA
- a CDS encoding tyrosine-type recombinase/integrase, with amino-acid sequence MSREDVAAAFGRGLDPLAEHAPVFEDLGLDVFEAFLGETGPRAPNTERNYRNSFRHWRSFMESEGRHPACPSRSHVERYVRARADDGVRASTIRTELVHVGAAHSYWCRDEAYPHTADFDPFDVDPPSDARAPVDDYPRVTLDDLRAAVSSTGHYLDRAVLVLQLKLGLRATELCNVRMAEVNPDHGGLRDFYPDIGTHPEVADRPGSLYVPTGREGNKSKRARVLPLDDEARRCLARYLLVRPTCGRGGVFLSKREKVPLTNKHVSRVWRAAMTGRLADPDGKRPVRSHYGRHHFTTYWDVHRDWNSELVAYMRGDAAGSRNAGGSDSMSHYLHAHYEDIEAPYREQVFKLGV; translated from the coding sequence ATGTCCCGCGAGGACGTGGCCGCCGCCTTCGGCCGCGGCCTGGACCCGCTGGCGGAGCACGCACCGGTGTTCGAGGACCTCGGGCTCGACGTCTTCGAGGCCTTCCTCGGGGAGACGGGCCCCAGGGCGCCGAACACGGAGCGCAACTACCGCAACAGCTTCCGGCACTGGCGGAGCTTCATGGAGTCCGAGGGCCGGCACCCCGCCTGCCCGTCGCGGTCCCACGTCGAGCGGTACGTCCGGGCCCGCGCCGACGACGGCGTGCGGGCGTCCACCATCAGGACCGAGCTCGTCCACGTCGGCGCCGCGCACTCGTACTGGTGCAGGGACGAGGCGTACCCGCACACCGCCGACTTCGACCCGTTCGACGTGGACCCGCCGTCCGACGCCAGGGCGCCGGTGGACGACTACCCCAGGGTGACGCTCGACGACCTGCGGGCCGCGGTCTCGTCGACCGGCCACTACCTCGACCGGGCCGTGCTGGTGCTCCAGCTGAAACTCGGGCTCAGGGCGACGGAGCTCTGCAATGTGCGGATGGCGGAGGTGAACCCCGACCACGGCGGCCTGCGCGACTTCTACCCCGACATCGGCACGCACCCGGAGGTGGCGGACAGGCCGGGATCGCTGTACGTGCCGACCGGCAGGGAGGGCAACAAGTCGAAGCGCGCCCGCGTGCTGCCGCTGGACGACGAGGCCAGGCGGTGCCTCGCGCGCTACCTGCTCGTGCGGCCGACCTGCGGGCGGGGCGGCGTGTTCCTGAGCAAGCGGGAGAAGGTGCCGCTGACGAACAAGCACGTGTCGCGCGTCTGGAGGGCGGCCATGACGGGCCGCCTCGCCGACCCCGACGGCAAGCGGCCGGTGCGGAGCCACTACGGCCGGCACCACTTCACGACGTACTGGGACGTGCACCGCGACTGGAACTCGGAGCTGGTGGCGTACATGCGGGGCGACGCCGCCGGGAGCAGGAACGCCGGCGGCTCGGACTCGATGAGCCACTACCTGCACGCGCACTACGAGGACATCGAGGCGCCGTACCGCGAGCAGGTGTTCAAGCTGGGGGTGTGA
- a CDS encoding recombinase family protein translates to MQGKVALYARVSTVNQDIGPQRQRLVDWAEYQGVDYEVFEDDGVSAVADERPGFDYMMSRIGDFDAVAFTKLDRFGRSVNQLSTWAADLEERGIDIVVTEQSIDTSNKEGELLFNLLSSIAEYERKIIRERMERGYREAQREGRVGRPEEDVDLEWLRDKYEKGANVSYLAEELDVSRNTVYDRLDRMGLRDDD, encoded by the coding sequence ATGCAAGGAAAGGTTGCGCTGTACGCCCGGGTGTCCACCGTCAACCAGGACATCGGACCGCAGAGGCAGAGGCTGGTAGACTGGGCGGAGTACCAGGGCGTCGACTACGAGGTGTTCGAGGACGACGGCGTCTCGGCCGTGGCGGACGAGAGGCCGGGCTTCGACTACATGATGAGCCGCATCGGGGACTTCGACGCCGTCGCCTTCACGAAGCTGGACAGGTTCGGGCGGAGCGTGAACCAGCTGTCCACATGGGCGGCCGACCTTGAGGAGCGCGGCATCGACATCGTGGTCACCGAGCAGAGCATTGACACCTCGAACAAGGAGGGCGAGCTGCTGTTCAACCTGCTCTCCTCGATAGCGGAGTACGAGCGCAAGATCATCAGGGAGCGCATGGAGCGCGGCTACCGCGAGGCGCAGCGCGAGGGCCGGGTCGGCAGGCCGGAGGAGGACGTCGACCTCGAGTGGCTCAGGGACAAGTACGAGAAGGGCGCCAACGTCTCGTACCTCGCCGAGGAGCTGGACGTGTCCCGCAACACGGTGTACGACCGTCTGGACCGGATGGGGCTGAGGGACGATGACTGA
- a CDS encoding homing endonuclease associated repeat-containing protein, producing the protein MRNYEEDELISDLKRVCEELGRPVTMAEYRRNGQAAPETYIRRFGSWREAHELVGNDISNRGGVKR; encoded by the coding sequence ATGAGGAACTACGAAGAAGACGAGCTCATCTCGGACCTCAAGCGGGTCTGCGAGGAGCTCGGACGACCCGTGACGATGGCGGAGTATAGACGGAACGGACAAGCGGCACCGGAGACGTACATCCGGCGGTTCGGCTCGTGGCGCGAGGCGCACGAGCTCGTCGGCAACGACATCTCCAACCGCGGGGGTGTGAAGCGATGA
- a CDS encoding phage/plasmid primase, P4 family, giving the protein MSCHVCESDRETTEVAGEQVCDECAGMFGSGESDPCYFCGEPATSSVLGGEDACDDCAGLVWSHESPDTKRDRRAFAKRLMEADLDYGRFIDVHDGWKKPVGRHDRYGPTAEELSGNYGVYGGDGLVDIDVDDAGDGLPDKLEELADTLSVASPHAGPHEGHLYVKGPADIADRFEQKCGARNPKVEWGEIRVDNQFTVGPGSTLAACDKDDHDCSEDGEGEYALANDAPILEVDAETLLALVPERDAPEPAPDTGREDVSTSSSVSRAEYRDRLEKAVVDSDSESLQALWSGNYSGFDDRSSAETALAGNLAWWFDGDKGAVRDAMDGRNLPDAVDPPALKKWPRKGESYKRSVLRAVDKEDGGYGVTDWDTVRWNYDNGNFVDARMIAADLLREDHDWFSHEQSGDLFRYDPSTGTWKSDGENRLHEILADKLGKYASENEQNKVEYHLSATKVDEDEIGASLDEPLVACENGTLNLETGELLDHSPEHMLLESIPVRYDPGVEPEAFDAFLRTALEGDETLIDTVYDAVALCISPGYPVANFVILHGDGANGKTTLLDVVREFVGDSVSSESLRDLTGYDADASKAQLYGKRANIIGDMDSGVIKNTGVLKELTDGNTVSAREKYGKKFAFSNEAQIIGAANEPPEFADDSKGMSRRLVPVHMGVDMEAETDEDLMKHEAVAMMTTETELSGILNRAVDAFDRVKERNALALQHEKSAAEIRRGYDTNANPVQAFAELFCDHGEWVGKDQMLNAYNAWADHEGVTELSKGQLTTKLKRVDQFDVEVSRVSHGGGRKRCYRGIELNEDGRRWLGIAQQGAVQQDLE; this is encoded by the coding sequence ATGAGCTGCCATGTGTGCGAATCGGACCGGGAGACGACGGAGGTCGCGGGCGAACAGGTCTGCGACGAGTGCGCGGGAATGTTCGGCTCCGGCGAGTCGGACCCGTGCTACTTCTGCGGGGAGCCGGCCACATCGTCCGTCCTCGGCGGCGAGGACGCGTGCGACGACTGCGCAGGCCTCGTGTGGTCCCACGAGAGCCCGGACACGAAGCGGGACCGCAGGGCGTTCGCCAAGCGGCTCATGGAGGCCGACCTCGATTACGGGCGCTTCATCGACGTCCACGACGGGTGGAAGAAGCCGGTCGGGCGGCACGACCGGTACGGGCCCACCGCGGAGGAGCTGTCGGGAAACTACGGCGTGTACGGCGGCGACGGGCTCGTCGACATCGACGTGGACGACGCCGGCGACGGGCTCCCCGACAAGCTTGAGGAGCTCGCCGACACCCTCTCGGTCGCCTCCCCGCACGCCGGTCCGCACGAGGGCCACCTCTACGTGAAGGGCCCGGCGGACATCGCGGACCGCTTCGAGCAGAAGTGCGGCGCGAGGAACCCGAAAGTGGAGTGGGGCGAGATACGCGTAGACAACCAGTTCACCGTCGGCCCCGGCTCGACCCTCGCGGCGTGCGACAAGGACGACCACGACTGCTCCGAGGACGGCGAGGGCGAGTACGCGCTCGCCAACGACGCTCCCATCCTCGAGGTCGACGCGGAGACGCTGCTCGCGCTGGTGCCCGAGAGGGACGCGCCGGAGCCGGCTCCCGACACGGGACGGGAGGATGTGTCCACATCCTCCTCCGTGTCCCGGGCGGAGTACCGGGACAGGCTCGAGAAGGCCGTCGTGGACAGCGACTCCGAGAGCCTGCAGGCGCTCTGGTCGGGCAACTACAGCGGCTTCGACGACAGGTCGAGCGCGGAGACGGCGCTCGCCGGAAATCTCGCGTGGTGGTTCGACGGCGACAAGGGCGCCGTCCGGGACGCGATGGACGGGCGGAACCTGCCCGACGCCGTCGACCCGCCGGCGCTGAAGAAGTGGCCGCGGAAGGGCGAGAGCTACAAGCGGAGCGTCCTGCGCGCCGTCGACAAGGAGGACGGCGGGTATGGCGTCACCGACTGGGACACCGTCAGGTGGAACTACGACAACGGCAACTTCGTGGACGCGCGGATGATCGCCGCCGACCTGCTCCGCGAGGACCACGACTGGTTCTCCCACGAGCAGAGCGGCGACCTGTTCCGCTACGACCCGAGCACCGGGACGTGGAAGAGCGACGGCGAGAACAGGCTGCACGAGATACTCGCGGACAAACTGGGCAAGTACGCCTCGGAGAACGAGCAGAACAAGGTCGAGTACCACCTCAGCGCCACAAAGGTCGACGAGGACGAGATAGGCGCGAGCCTCGACGAGCCGCTGGTGGCCTGCGAGAACGGCACCCTGAACCTCGAGACCGGCGAACTGCTCGACCACTCCCCGGAGCACATGCTGCTGGAGTCCATCCCGGTGCGGTACGACCCGGGCGTGGAGCCGGAGGCGTTCGACGCGTTCCTCCGCACGGCGCTCGAGGGCGACGAGACGCTCATCGACACCGTCTACGACGCCGTCGCCCTCTGCATCTCGCCCGGGTACCCCGTGGCCAACTTCGTCATCCTGCACGGGGACGGCGCGAACGGCAAGACGACCCTCCTGGACGTCGTCCGTGAGTTCGTCGGCGACTCGGTCTCGTCCGAGAGCCTCCGGGACCTGACCGGCTACGACGCGGACGCGAGCAAGGCCCAGCTGTACGGCAAACGCGCGAACATCATCGGGGACATGGACTCGGGGGTCATCAAGAACACCGGCGTGCTGAAGGAGCTCACCGACGGCAACACCGTCAGCGCGAGGGAGAAGTACGGCAAGAAGTTCGCCTTCAGCAACGAGGCGCAGATAATCGGCGCGGCGAACGAACCTCCGGAGTTCGCCGACGACTCCAAGGGTATGTCGCGGAGGCTCGTGCCCGTCCACATGGGTGTGGACATGGAGGCGGAGACCGACGAGGACCTGATGAAGCACGAGGCGGTCGCGATGATGACCACCGAGACCGAGCTCTCCGGCATCCTCAACCGCGCCGTCGATGCCTTCGACAGGGTGAAGGAGCGGAACGCGCTCGCGCTGCAGCACGAGAAGTCCGCGGCGGAGATACGGAGGGGGTACGACACGAACGCCAACCCGGTCCAAGCGTTCGCCGAGCTCTTCTGCGACCACGGCGAGTGGGTCGGCAAGGACCAGATGCTCAACGCCTACAACGCGTGGGCCGACCACGAGGGTGTCACCGAGCTCTCCAAGGGACAGCTGACCACCAAGCTCAAGCGGGTAGACCAGTTCGACGTCGAGGTCAGCCGCGTCTCACACGGCGGCGGCAGAAAGCGCTGCTACCGCGGTATCGAGCTGAACGAGGACGGCAGACGGTGGCTCGGCATAGCGCAACAGGGCGCCGTCCAACAGGACCTCGAGTAG